The genomic DNA cacttttctttaattttttcccgATATTCTGTCCATAATTTTctcttcatatatatgtaccttTGAAATTCCCACCTTGCGCATAAATCTTCACCAGCGAAagtctttatatttttaaaatcagAATGTCCTTTTTTCAAGAAAGCTTCTgtcattttaatatttatatttttccatgttttcttttcataATTGATTGGTATTTTGTAATCGCTTGCTAATGATTTACAGTACTTTAGTGTGTCTCCTTGCAtacgaatatatttttttttttcatgatcATACACAAAATTCCAAACAAGATACATAGTTTTGGGATCCACGGGTCcctttaaattatttattttttcatttaattcttCATCTGTTACAtcttcacatttttttaaattactacATTTAAATaggttttcattttttttaaatgtttcaTGATTTCCTATGTTTTTTTTCGAGAGATAatcttttataaatgtattttccATTTCATTGATCTTtttagataattttttagaagtagtatctttttcttcatgGTGCGATGAGAAAATTTCCTTCTTCTCTAGACTTGTTGCGTTATGATTTTTGATTCCCCTTATTAGCAAGGGATTGTATTTATACAATATCCTTGAATGTCTATTTTTTAGCTGCAGTTGCAAGTATATGTTCCCTTTAGATATATGGATATACTACAAAAAGCGTaacgttaaaaaaaaaaatgaaccgTTTAAAAAATACCGTCTACATGTTAATTTAAATAGGTTAAAATAGTGGTgggaaaaaacaatatacatatttatatatttatatatatatatata from Plasmodium brasilianum strain Bolivian I chromosome 10, whole genome shotgun sequence includes the following:
- a CDS encoding hypothetical protein (Plasmodium exported protein (PHIST)), giving the protein MENCSKKTNSVLTITPPFWNIEKRKNYVKKTLNNKETKFKNKNYIHISKGNIYLQLQLKNRHSRILYKYNPLLIRGIKNHNATSLEKKEIFSSHHEEKDTTSKKLSKKINEMENTFIKDYLSKKNIGNHETFKKNENLFKCSNLKKCEDVTDEELNEKINNLKGPVDPKTMYLVWNFVYDHEKKKYIRMQGDTLKYCKSLASDYKIPINYEKKTWKNINIKMTEAFLKKGHSDFKNIKTFAGEDLCARWEFQRYIYMKRKLWTEYREKIKEKCINKLNNTFKKYNEKK